From the genome of Thiomicrorhabdus indica:
GTTCCAAATAAGGCTTTTTCCGTTGGGAAGGCCCCTTGCCGAAGAAGTTTAAGTGCAGTTTGGTATTCATCTTTCGATGTTTTGGGGCTAAATAGATTTTCAAGTTCATTATCAAGTTCTTTCTGACTTTTTGTCGTTGGCAAGTCAATTTTAATTTGAGGGGGAAAAAACTCTTTGACTGGTAGCTGGCTGGCAAATGCATAACTGTTGGAAAGTATCAGGGTAAATAAAACGGCTTTGATGGAGTTTAATTTCATGTTCATTATCCGATTCTCAATAGTTTTAATTTAATTATGGACCGAGTTAGTAAGGCTTTTGTTGCTGGGAAATTGTATTGACAATTGAAGTTGTGAATTGATAGCTCATATATCAGATCTTTGATCTAAAATTTTTAGAAGAATGTGAAACGATTTTTAAGCTGATTTTATACAAAATAATAATATAAAGTTTATATTTTTATGTATTTCCAACCACTATTCATGCGTTCAGCCATTGCATCAACAGCTGGCTTTTCTGAATTGACTTGATCAATGATTTTTAAATAGGGTGAACTACTTTGACGAGCTCGGTATAACGATCGTTGGCAGGCGTATAAGTTCAGTGAGGGGTATTGTTCGGCGAGAGCTTTCAATTGACTACTATATGGGTTGTTAATATCGTACATATAAACCCCCTTGTAGTTAGTGATTACATCGACTTCGATTAACTCATTGGATTCATTCTCAGAGTAGATTTGCATAATTTTTTCAATCGCTGCCATATGCTTAATTGGATCATCGGAATCTACGTGAATCATAAATTTAGAGCGATTTTGGTTAAGCGAAAAGGCATCTGTTGTCTCAGGCAGAAATTGTGTTGTAGGCGTTAAAACTTGGTTGTGCCAAACCTGGCTGGCACCGAAAACACCAATAATGGCACCAAAGAAAATTCCTGTTACGCCGGCCGCAATTATAGGAATAGGTTTCCAATAAGAAGCTTTTCTGTAGTTTGAATATTGTTTTTTGGCAGAAAAAGCTGGCTCAGGAATGTTTAATGTGTCGTAAGCATGAGGCACAAGCTGTTTCAGATATTTGTAATCGTGCAGCTTATTCCTTAGTTCAAGGTTTGAGGAGATTTTTTCTTCGAATGCTCTCTTCTCTTCTTCACTGAGCTGGTCATCCAAATAAGGATGAATTAACCATTCGTCTGAATTCGATAAGGTGGTTTGTTTTGTCTCCATTTTTGAATTCCACTCGACTTTCAATTTCTAACAGTGATTAGCTTAAGCATGATTTTGCTTAAAAGGAATGATTTTCTGTTGTTTTTGTGAGCTTGGATGAATCGAGTTTTGTAATAAACGTTCTCTTAATTTTTCCCTTGCCCGTGATAGTCGGCTCATCACTGTTCCGATAGGTGTATCAGTAATATTACTAATTTCTTGGTAGCTAAATCCTTCTAAGTCGGCAAGTAACAAGGTTTCTTTTTGTTCAAAAGGTAACTTTTGAATGGCAATTTGCAGTTGATCGTTTTTTTGTTGTTCGATGACTAACTGTTCACTGCTTTGTGTTGAAAATAGCATGGTATCCAATGCACTTTCATCGGTTATTTGCCAGCGTTTTTTGTATCTCATATCATCTAAATAACAATTTCGCATAATCACAATTAACCATTGTTTGCTTTTTTCAGGCTCTTTTAATGAATCAAATCGCTCAAGTGCCTTTAAAAAAGTTTCTTGAACTAAATCTTGTGATTCATGGCAATTCCCACTCCATGCAAACGCAATTCTATAGAGTGACGAATAGTGTTCGGTCATTGCTATTTGAATGGTTTCAGCTGTGGTTTTTTTTGATTTTGAAAACAAAAAACTCATAAAACTTCCTTGCTTGATAAACGCTGATAGTGCCAAGTCTTTCATTCAGTACGACGTTTATTGAGGCGGCGATTTTATCGCACCTTTTTTAAAGAGCAAGTGATGATAAGGTATTGAAGTTAAGTTAAGTACTTTTTTGTGTTTACTAAATGCATCATATACAAGTAACCTATTTTTCTAAAAATCTCCCGTGAAATAAAGGGTTGAATAGCTTTTGAACTAGGCTTGAAAATCCATGTAAATTAAAAGGCTATTCAAATTAATTATTTAACAATCAATTTATTTAGTGCGAGTTTATGGAATAAAAACAGTGAGTAATTCGTTTTTATAATAGAGTCTGTTTAAATTTGCTTGCAAAAAGTAATGAAGCCATGAGTTGGACGATTTGGGATAATTTTGCACTGATTTGGATAGGCTCGTTTCACTTCGTACAGTTAAAGGGTTTGTTTTTACGACCTTTACTGAGATTTTTTACTTAAGGAGTATT
Proteins encoded in this window:
- a CDS encoding RNA polymerase sigma factor, coding for MSFLFSKSKKTTAETIQIAMTEHYSSLYRIAFAWSGNCHESQDLVQETFLKALERFDSLKEPEKSKQWLIVIMRNCYLDDMRYKKRWQITDESALDTMLFSTQSSEQLVIEQQKNDQLQIAIQKLPFEQKETLLLADLEGFSYQEISNITDTPIGTVMSRLSRAREKLRERLLQNSIHPSSQKQQKIIPFKQNHA